A single region of the Lactobacillus isalae genome encodes:
- the secA gene encoding preprotein translocase subunit SecA has translation MANILKKIYDNDRRELKKFEKLATKVESLADEYEKLSDEQLQAKTPEFRKRLEKGETLDDLLPEAFATAREGAKRVLGLYPFRVQIIGGIALHYGNIAEMMTGEGKTLTATLPVYLNALTGKGVHVVTVNEYLSSRDESEMGQLYKWLGLTVGLNLNSMSADEKRDAYNCDVTYSTNSELGFDYLRDNMVVYKDQMVQRPLNYAIIDEVDSILIDEARTPLIISGQAEQANSEYIRADRFVKTLTEDKSDDDADDNEDHGDYKIDWPTKTINLTNQGIKKACEHFGLKNLYDIDNQVLVHHIDQALRANYIMLKDIDYVVQNGEVMIVDSFTGRVMEGRRYSDGLHQAIEAKEGVKIQEESKTQATITYQNFFRMYKKLAGMTGTAKTEEEEFREIYNMEVITIPTNRPIARKDLPDILYPTLDSKFEAVVKEIKERHAKGQPVLVGTVAIESSERLSQMLDQAGIPHAVLNAKNHAKEAEIIMNAGQRGAVTIATNMAGRGTDIKLGPGVKELGGLAVIGTERHESRRIDNQLRGRSGRQGDPGVTRFYLSLEDDLMKRFGGDRVKLFLDRISDNDDDKVIESRMITKQVESAQKRVEGNNYDTRKQTLQYDDVMRTQREIIYGERMQVISEEKSLKPVLMPMIKRTIDHQVDMYTQGDKKDWRNDQLRDFISSAITDEETTKKLNMKHLSAEELKKRLYKIAEDNYAEKEKQLADPEQMLEFEKVVILRVVDERWTDHIDAMDQLRQSISLRGYGQLNPLVEYQEAGYRMFEEMISDIEFDATRLFMKAQIRQNISR, from the coding sequence ATGGCTAATATTCTTAAAAAAATTTATGACAATGACAGAAGAGAATTAAAGAAATTTGAAAAATTAGCAACTAAGGTAGAATCTTTAGCAGATGAATATGAAAAATTGTCTGATGAACAATTGCAGGCTAAGACGCCAGAATTTCGCAAGCGTTTAGAAAAAGGTGAAACCCTAGATGATCTTTTGCCAGAAGCTTTTGCGACAGCACGTGAAGGTGCTAAGAGAGTTTTAGGTCTCTATCCTTTCCGTGTCCAAATCATCGGTGGTATTGCTCTTCACTACGGTAATATCGCAGAAATGATGACTGGTGAAGGTAAGACTTTAACTGCAACTTTACCTGTTTATTTAAATGCTTTAACTGGTAAAGGTGTTCACGTAGTAACTGTTAACGAATACTTGTCTAGTCGTGACGAAAGTGAAATGGGACAATTATATAAGTGGCTTGGTTTGACCGTAGGTTTAAACCTTAACTCAATGTCTGCGGATGAGAAGAGAGACGCTTATAATTGTGATGTTACTTATTCAACCAACTCCGAATTAGGTTTTGACTATTTAAGAGACAACATGGTTGTTTACAAAGATCAAATGGTACAGCGTCCGCTAAATTACGCAATTATTGATGAGGTGGACTCAATCTTAATTGATGAAGCTAGAACGCCTTTGATTATTTCTGGACAAGCTGAACAGGCAAATAGTGAATATATTAGAGCTGATCGCTTCGTTAAAACTTTAACTGAAGATAAAAGTGATGACGATGCAGACGATAACGAAGATCATGGTGATTACAAGATTGATTGGCCAACAAAAACTATTAATTTGACCAATCAAGGAATTAAGAAGGCTTGTGAACACTTTGGTTTAAAGAACTTGTATGACATCGATAATCAAGTTTTAGTTCACCATATTGACCAAGCTTTAAGAGCTAACTACATCATGTTGAAAGATATTGATTACGTAGTACAAAATGGTGAAGTCATGATTGTTGATTCCTTTACTGGACGTGTAATGGAAGGACGTCGCTATTCTGACGGGCTTCACCAAGCAATTGAAGCAAAAGAAGGAGTTAAGATTCAAGAAGAATCTAAGACTCAAGCAACTATTACTTACCAGAACTTCTTTAGAATGTACAAAAAACTTGCTGGTATGACTGGTACGGCTAAGACTGAGGAAGAAGAATTCCGTGAGATCTATAACATGGAAGTAATTACCATTCCAACTAACCGACCAATTGCACGTAAAGATTTACCTGATATTTTATATCCAACTTTAGATTCTAAATTTGAAGCTGTAGTAAAAGAAATTAAAGAACGTCATGCAAAAGGACAACCAGTCTTAGTTGGTACTGTTGCTATTGAAAGTTCTGAACGTTTAAGTCAAATGCTTGATCAAGCTGGCATTCCACATGCAGTTTTGAATGCGAAAAACCATGCTAAAGAAGCTGAAATCATTATGAATGCTGGTCAAAGAGGAGCTGTCACTATTGCTACTAACATGGCCGGTCGTGGTACTGATATTAAGCTAGGGCCTGGTGTTAAAGAATTAGGTGGGTTAGCAGTCATTGGTACTGAGCGTCATGAATCACGTCGTATTGATAACCAACTTCGTGGTAGATCTGGTCGTCAAGGAGATCCTGGTGTAACAAGATTTTATCTGTCTCTAGAAGACGATTTAATGAAGCGTTTTGGTGGAGATCGAGTAAAATTATTCCTTGATCGAATTTCTGATAATGATGATGATAAAGTCATTGAATCACGTATGATTACTAAGCAAGTTGAATCAGCCCAAAAGCGTGTTGAGGGTAATAACTACGATACACGTAAGCAAACGCTACAATATGATGATGTTATGCGTACGCAACGTGAGATTATTTATGGTGAAAGAATGCAGGTTATCTCAGAAGAAAAATCATTGAAACCTGTTTTGATGCCAATGATTAAACGTACGATCGATCATCAAGTTGATATGTATACGCAAGGCGACAAGAAAGACTGGCGTAACGATCAATTGAGAGACTTTATTTCATCAGCAATTACTGACGAAGAAACTACTAAGAAACTTAACATGAAGCACTTAAGTGCCGAAGAACTTAAGAAACGTCTATATAAGATTGCAGAAGATAATTACGCTGAAAAAGAAAAACAACTTGCTGATCCAGAACAAATGCTAGAGTTTGAAAAAGTTGTTATTTTGCGTGTTGTGGATGAACGCTGGACTGATCATATTGATGCGATGGATCAATTACGTCAATCTATTAGCTTGAGAGGATACGGACAACTAAATCCATTAGTTGAGTATCAAGAAGCCGGCTATAGAATGTTTGAAGAAATGATCAGTGATATCGAATTTGATGCCACCCGTCTATTTATGAAGGCTCAAATAAGACAGAACATTAGTCGATAA
- the prfB gene encoding peptide chain release factor 2 (programmed frameshift), whose amino-acid sequence MEISEIQSKLNELDPKLEHFRRSLDFDSLNEGIAINEQKMAEPGFWDNQEQAQNLINETNRMKEKSENFKQLEAKFDDAQTALELLKADPDPELSEELSEEMVSLSQSFHDYELSLLLSDKYDQHNALMEIHPGAGGTEAMDWADMLLRMYQRYAANHDLKFEIEDYEPGEEAGVKSVSIRVQGKNAFGLLKSENGVHRLVRISPFDSAKRRHTSFASVEVIPEIDQSIEVDINPDDLRIDVYRSSGAGGQHINKTSSAVRITHLPTGIVTSSQAQRSQLQNRETAMNMLRAKLFQLEEEKKRKQTEELKGNQKEIGFGSQIRSYVFHPYNMVKDHRTNFETSDVNGVMDGKLDNFIYAYLQWLLSQKNPN is encoded by the exons ATGGAGATTAGTGAAATTCAATCCAAATTAAATGAATTAGATCCTAAGTTAGAGCACTTTAGGAGGTCTCTT GACTTTGATTCATTAAACGAAGGAATTGCAATCAATGAGCAAAAGATGGCAGAACCTGGCTTTTGGGATAATCAAGAACAAGCACAAAATTTAATTAATGAAACTAACCGGATGAAAGAGAAAAGCGAAAACTTCAAACAACTTGAAGCAAAGTTTGATGATGCACAAACAGCCTTAGAATTACTTAAAGCTGATCCGGATCCTGAATTAAGTGAGGAACTATCTGAAGAGATGGTTTCACTATCACAAAGTTTTCATGATTATGAATTATCATTATTATTATCAGATAAATATGATCAACATAATGCTCTGATGGAAATTCATCCTGGTGCAGGGGGTACAGAAGCTATGGACTGGGCTGATATGCTTTTAAGAATGTATCAGCGCTATGCAGCTAATCACGACTTAAAGTTTGAAATTGAGGACTATGAGCCAGGTGAAGAAGCTGGAGTTAAAAGTGTAAGTATTCGTGTTCAGGGAAAGAATGCTTTTGGTCTACTTAAATCAGAAAACGGTGTGCATCGGTTAGTGAGAATATCTCCTTTTGATTCTGCTAAAAGACGTCATACTTCTTTTGCTTCGGTTGAAGTAATACCTGAAATTGACCAAAGTATTGAGGTCGACATTAATCCAGATGATTTAAGAATTGATGTTTATCGCTCTAGTGGTGCGGGTGGACAGCATATTAACAAGACTTCAAGTGCTGTTCGAATCACTCACTTGCCTACTGGAATTGTTACCTCATCTCAAGCACAGCGTTCTCAATTACAAAATAGAGAAACTGCGATGAACATGCTGCGAGCAAAATTATTCCAGCTAGAAGAAGAAAAGAAGAGAAAGCAGACCGAAGAACTCAAAGGTAATCAAAAAGAAATTGGATTTGGTTCACAGATTCGTTCCTATGTTTTTCATCCATACAATATGGTAAAAGATCATCGTACTAACTTTGAGACTAGTGATGTAAATGGTGTAATGGATGGAAAGCTAGATAATTTTATTTATGCTTATTTACAGTGGCTTTTAAGCCAAAAAAATCCAAACTAA